AGGCCATAGGCCGAGGCATCCGCCAATTGATGGCGGGCTTGAGCGCCGTACACCAAAAGCTTTTTGGGAACACAGCCGCGGATTACGCAGGTGCCGCCGACGCGATCTCCCTCAACGATCGCGACGCGGGCTCCATGACGGGCAGCGCGTTTTGCAGCGGCCAGCCCACCGGAGCCCGCTCCAACAACAATCAGATCCAGATCAGCGCCCATAACAAGAGGGTGCCCGAGACGACGGGCGTCATCGTAAAGATGGCGTTATGGTCCGGGGAAGAGGGCTGTAAATGCCCAAGACGAGTCGGTCGTACTTCAACCGCGTCCTTAAATCATGAACCGTTCTTCCAAGCGCCGCAGGCAGCCGCCTGAACCTGAGCTGCGCCTCAAAAGATCGCAACGCCGCGAGATCGTGATGATGATCACCAGCGACGACATGAAACTTCGGCTCAAACAGTTGGCTAATCAGGGCCGCCAGCAGGACTGTCTGGCTCTGATGCACGAACTGGGCGACTGGCAGTCCTATGGACGTGCAACGCTTGCGCCGATCCTGCATGCCCCTTTCATCGGAATCAGCTGAACCCCTGAGTTGGTCGGAACTGGCCAGCCTGGCGAAGCCGGAACCGAATCGGATTGAAGGGCCGACCAGTGCCCAGGCCACGTTGCGCCTGTTCGGACAGCCTGAATCCAACGTGGTGGTCACGTTGTACCGCGACCACCACGCCTGGTGCCCCTATTGCCAAAAAATCTGGCTTTGGCTGGAGTTCAAGCGAATCCCCTACCGGATCCGCAAAGTCACCATGCGGTGCTACGGCCCGAAGGAGCCGTGGTTCCTGGAGAGAGTTCCCTCGGGGATGTTGCCAGCCCTGGAGCTCAACGGGCGGTTGATCACCGAAAGCGACGAAATCCTGCTGGCCCTCGAACAGCAGTTCGGCCCCCTGGGAATGGCGATGACAGCACCGGAGGCTCTTGAGCTGCGCCGTCTTGAACGGCTTCTGTTTCAGGCCTGGTGCATCTGGCTGTGTTCGCCTCGGCTGAGTCCGAGGCAACAGGTTCTGGCCCGAGAGCAGTTTCGAGACATCGCCCAGCGCTTTGAACGGGAGCTGGACCAGGGGGAGGGACCGTGGCTGCGGGGACCGGAGCCGCAGACAGTGGATCTGATCTTTGTTCCATACGTGGAACGGATGAATGCCTCGCTGGCGTACTACAAGGGATACCGGCTGAGGGCTGAGCATCCAGCCATTGACCGCTGGTTTCGCGCTCTAGAACAACTGGAGACTTACCGCGGCACCCAAAGCGACTTCCACACCCATGCCCATGACCTGCCTCCCCAGATGGGGGGCTGCTGGTCGGACTATGGAGCAGACGCACACCGCCTGGCCGAACGGATCGACCGAGGTGATGGGCTTGGCGAGGACGAAGCCTGCTGGGATGTGGACCATCAAGCCAATCAGGCCGTCATCGCCCTGAGCCGGGTGCTGCGTCACCA
Above is a genomic segment from Synechococcus sp. MU1643 containing:
- a CDS encoding glutathione S-transferase family protein — its product is MPLSSESAEPLSWSELASLAKPEPNRIEGPTSAQATLRLFGQPESNVVVTLYRDHHAWCPYCQKIWLWLEFKRIPYRIRKVTMRCYGPKEPWFLERVPSGMLPALELNGRLITESDEILLALEQQFGPLGMAMTAPEALELRRLERLLFQAWCIWLCSPRLSPRQQVLAREQFRDIAQRFERELDQGEGPWLRGPEPQTVDLIFVPYVERMNASLAYYKGYRLRAEHPAIDRWFRALEQLETYRGTQSDFHTHAHDLPPQMGGCWSDYGADAHRLAERIDRGDGLGEDEACWDVDHQANQAVIALSRVLRHQQRLRNVNPMGATAFEQPLRCALTRLIRNTPCPPPAGSAAGLRYLRDRISVPRDMPLPAARLLRQALEATAQLDGPEQAKPLPVRDRFDQDPRPFLIGS